From the genome of Thermosinus carboxydivorans Nor1:
GCGGTGCAGTCGGTCCCGCATTACAACGGGGCGGCGATGGACGGCATTGCGGTCCGGGCCGAAGATACGTTTGGTGCAACCGAGCGGCAGCCGAAAAAACTGCGCGTGCTGCCGGCCGGCGGCCCTATTCTCCCCGGAACCTGCTGTATCGTTGATACGGGCGATGTCTTGCCGCCGGGAGCCAATGCCGTCGTAATGGTCGAAGATGTCCATTTTGCCGAAGATTATGCGGAAATTGCTGCTGCTGCCGCGCCGTGGCAGCATGTCCGGATTATCGGCGAAGACATTGTCCAGGGCGAAATGATTGTACCGGAGCGGCATGTTATCGGGCCAGCCGATATTGCCGCTTTACTGGCGGCGGGGTTGGAACGAATCAAAGTCATCGCTAAGCCCCGAGTGGCCATCATTCCTACCGGCACCGAAATTGTGGCCAGCCGGCGGGAGCTGGCGCCAGGGCGGATTTTGGACATTAATTCGCCTATGTTAGCGGCAGCTGTGGCATCCTGGGGCGCTCAGCCCGTGCGGCGCAAAATCGTGCGGGACGACCGCGCGGCGCTGGCCCAGGCCGTTTCCGCCAGCCTCGATGACTGCGACATGGTGATTACGATCGCTGGCACTTCGGCGGGCACGGAGGATTACACTTATTCGGTGATGTCAGAGTTAGGACAGGTGCTGGTTCACGGCGTAGCCATCAAGCCCGGCAAACCGGTCGTATTGGCGGTGTGCCGGGGAAAACCGGTTATTGGCTTGCCCGGCTACCCTGTTTCGGCCATGCTGACGGCCGAATTATTCGTCCGCCCGGTTTTACTAGCCCGCCAGGGGCTGCCGACGACGCCGCCTAAGCAGGTGGAAGCTAAACTCGCACGCCAGCTTTTTTCGACCATCGGGGTAGAAGAATATGTCCGCCTTTCGTTGGGCAATGTCCAGGGCCGGATCGTAGCCGCGCCGCTGGCCCGCGGGGCGGGACTTATTTCCTCGCTGACCAGGGCGCGCGGGCTAATGGCCATCCCGGCCGAAAGCGATGGTCTGGCCGCCGGTACGGCCATTACCGTTAACCTATGCTGTCCGGAGCTGGAGCTAGAGCGGCAGATTTTGGCGGTAGGCAGTCATGATTTAGCCCTTGATTTACTCGGGATGCACCTGCGTCGCCATGGCGGCCACATTCTTTCTTGCGCCAATGTGGGCAGTATGGGCGGCATCATGGCCATCCGCAACAACGAAGCCCATCTGGCCGGTATTCACTTGTTAGATGACGAAACAGGCGAATACAATTTGCCTTTTGTTCGGCGGCTATTGGCGGGACACAAGTGTATGGTCGTTCATCTCGCCAGGCGTGAGCAAGGCCTGCTTGTTGCCCCGGGCAATCCGAAGGGAATTCGTTCGCTGGCCGATTTAACGCAACCCGGGATTATGTATATTAACCGGCAGCGCGGTTCAGGAACGCGGATGCTGCTCGATTATGAACTGCGCCGCCTGGGGATTGCCGCCGGACAAATTCAAGGCTATGAAAAAGAAGTAGCTACGCATATGGCCGTAGCCGCCAGCATTGCCGGCGGGGCCGCCGACGCCGGGTTAGGGATCAGGGCGGCGGCGCAGGCATTGGGGCTGGATTTTATTCCGATTGCCAATGAACAATATGACTTAATATTAAATTTC
Proteins encoded in this window:
- a CDS encoding molybdopterin biosynthesis protein → MHNGKVYLDCMPRQEAEALWQNALAAAGYFARLPAEEIAVEQALGRVTECAVYAVQSVPHYNGAAMDGIAVRAEDTFGATERQPKKLRVLPAGGPILPGTCCIVDTGDVLPPGANAVVMVEDVHFAEDYAEIAAAAAPWQHVRIIGEDIVQGEMIVPERHVIGPADIAALLAAGLERIKVIAKPRVAIIPTGTEIVASRRELAPGRILDINSPMLAAAVASWGAQPVRRKIVRDDRAALAQAVSASLDDCDMVITIAGTSAGTEDYTYSVMSELGQVLVHGVAIKPGKPVVLAVCRGKPVIGLPGYPVSAMLTAELFVRPVLLARQGLPTTPPKQVEAKLARQLFSTIGVEEYVRLSLGNVQGRIVAAPLARGAGLISSLTRARGLMAIPAESDGLAAGTAITVNLCCPELELERQILAVGSHDLALDLLGMHLRRHGGHILSCANVGSMGGIMAIRNNEAHLAGIHLLDDETGEYNLPFVRRLLAGHKCMVVHLARREQGLLVAPGNPKGIRSLADLTQPGIMYINRQRGSGTRMLLDYELRRLGIAAGQIQGYEKEVATHMAVAASIAGGAADAGLGIRAAAQALGLDFIPIANEQYDLILNFADDDERREEIIAVLRSDGYRREVEALGGYDASRAGTVLWVD